A DNA window from Actinokineospora baliensis contains the following coding sequences:
- a CDS encoding TY-Chap domain-containing protein yields MSDWERFGAGLTEALREVSDRVFLVVFSRADPKVFVQFAGGEHELHAEAAGVSATDRNRMAEAGWVPPAGIDPPNWSCSLPLPALTVEYSALAARCVVALRDVHGIAGPEELVYKAWRDAEWSSASAERDLGENPLTLSWLGIPSVSG; encoded by the coding sequence ATGTCTGATTGGGAGAGGTTCGGCGCGGGTCTTACCGAGGCGTTGCGGGAGGTGTCTGATCGGGTATTCCTGGTTGTCTTCTCGCGGGCTGACCCGAAGGTGTTCGTGCAGTTCGCTGGCGGCGAGCACGAGTTGCACGCCGAGGCGGCGGGGGTGTCGGCCACGGACCGCAACCGGATGGCCGAGGCCGGGTGGGTGCCGCCTGCCGGGATCGATCCGCCGAACTGGAGTTGTTCTTTGCCTCTACCGGCGTTGACGGTGGAGTATTCGGCGTTGGCGGCGCGTTGTGTGGTGGCCTTGCGTGATGTCCACGGGATCGCCGGACCCGAAGAGCTGGTGTACAAGGCGTGGCGCGATGCGGAATGGTCTTCCGCGTCCGCCGAAAGGGACCTCGGCGAGAACCCGCTGACGCTTTCGTGGCTGGGTATCCCTTCCGTATCTGGTTGA
- a CDS encoding FAD-dependent monooxygenase, with protein MSGRRVLVVGASIAGPALAHWLWRRGAEVTVVERAPGLRPGGQAVDARGVTKEVIRRMGLDAAIRAACTDTEGAHTVDVDGNVLETYRADDDGGDGMIAEIEILRGDLAQVLYDDTCGGVEYVFGDRIVELVQDAGGVEVTFAGGGQRRFDLVVGADGLHSSLREMVFGPRERFIRHLGLVLAFYSVPNEFGLGRWFVEYQDRESGRSAGLRPFKDATQAMAVFAFPSDDLGVDYRDVEGQKQLLRERMAGLGWLTPRILEHLGDSPDFYLDQVAQVVMDRWSEGRVALIGDAAFSPSPMSGAGTGLALVGAYVLAGELAAAGWDPEVGFAAYEARMRPFVEANQEIGRLHTGSHASAEPDMEALTALIERALNGIDLPDYAGVPDIGPTT; from the coding sequence ATGAGCGGTCGCAGGGTGTTGGTGGTTGGGGCGAGTATCGCGGGTCCCGCGTTGGCGCATTGGTTGTGGCGGCGGGGGGCTGAGGTGACTGTGGTGGAGCGGGCTCCTGGGTTGCGGCCGGGCGGGCAGGCGGTGGATGCGCGCGGGGTGACCAAGGAGGTCATCCGGCGGATGGGGCTGGATGCGGCGATTCGGGCGGCCTGTACGGACACCGAGGGTGCGCACACTGTGGACGTTGACGGGAACGTGCTGGAGACCTATCGAGCCGATGATGACGGTGGCGATGGGATGATCGCGGAGATTGAGATTCTGCGTGGTGACTTGGCTCAGGTCCTCTACGACGACACGTGTGGGGGTGTCGAGTATGTCTTTGGTGACCGGATTGTCGAGCTTGTGCAGGATGCGGGCGGGGTTGAGGTGACGTTCGCTGGGGGCGGCCAGCGGCGGTTCGACCTGGTGGTTGGTGCGGATGGGCTGCACTCGAGTCTGCGGGAGATGGTCTTCGGGCCGCGTGAGCGGTTCATCCGTCACCTCGGACTGGTGTTGGCCTTCTACAGCGTGCCCAACGAGTTTGGGTTGGGGCGTTGGTTTGTGGAGTACCAGGATCGCGAGTCCGGGCGGTCGGCGGGTTTGAGGCCCTTCAAGGACGCTACTCAGGCGATGGCGGTGTTCGCGTTCCCCTCGGACGATCTCGGGGTGGACTACCGTGATGTGGAGGGGCAGAAGCAGCTGTTGCGTGAGCGGATGGCGGGCTTGGGCTGGTTGACGCCGCGGATTCTTGAGCATCTGGGGGACAGCCCGGACTTCTACCTCGACCAGGTCGCTCAGGTGGTGATGGATCGCTGGTCGGAGGGGCGGGTGGCGTTGATCGGTGACGCGGCGTTCAGTCCGTCGCCGATGTCTGGGGCTGGGACTGGGTTGGCTCTGGTTGGTGCCTATGTGCTCGCCGGGGAGTTGGCTGCCGCCGGGTGGGACCCCGAGGTGGGGTTTGCCGCGTATGAGGCGCGCATGCGGCCGTTCGTTGAGGCGAACCAGGAGATCGGCAGGCTGCACACGGGGAGCCACGCCTCCGCCGAGCCGGACATGGAGGCGCTCACGGCGCTGATCGAGCGTGCCCTCAACGGCATCGACCTGCCCGACTACGCCGGAGTGCCCGACATCGGACCGACCACGTGA
- a CDS encoding CHAT domain-containing protein has protein sequence MRELSSTVTIDHTNRLHWLPTTDYNRERSIHLRVLNANGRYFMQAWGSAFPQDGGGSYAGWITTDVATIQGGIADLRQAWQQAVIDRTEPGRRPVRRPFVDDWDLAGPDDRTYLEHAGLALARAGYALFSLLFLNGDDAMREITARIVAAVRSGEQVITVESDDLFAPWGMLYVPAAEDDDIWAADYRWVPEGFWGYQHLLEHNFSRALAFDSRVTIAGTPHVGLNVDERVDSDHPPTPCVRPIIDFFSAHTDTTVRRTKSALAQALNSKEFADDIIYFGCHGTVDGIGERPYLALGDGEKIYSSEVVAWLTNNPLATRPVVFIGACQGGQLASMFYPSFGHHLLQRGARCLIGPQIDLPRAFAPEYATQLFTEFLRHQRLGDTVRYLARMFLDRYHNPLGLIFSLYRGIDVHLGPPE, from the coding sequence ATGCGCGAACTCTCGTCCACGGTCACGATCGACCACACCAATCGCCTGCACTGGCTGCCGACCACCGACTACAACCGTGAGCGCTCCATCCACCTCCGCGTCCTGAACGCCAACGGCCGGTACTTCATGCAGGCGTGGGGCTCGGCCTTCCCGCAGGACGGCGGTGGTAGCTACGCGGGCTGGATCACCACCGACGTCGCCACCATCCAAGGCGGTATCGCGGACCTGCGGCAGGCGTGGCAGCAGGCCGTCATCGACCGCACCGAGCCCGGTCGTCGGCCAGTGCGCCGCCCCTTCGTCGACGACTGGGATCTAGCGGGTCCCGATGACAGGACGTACCTGGAACACGCGGGCCTCGCCCTTGCCCGAGCGGGCTACGCGCTGTTTTCCCTGCTGTTCCTCAACGGCGACGACGCGATGCGAGAGATCACCGCGCGTATCGTGGCGGCCGTGCGCTCCGGGGAGCAGGTGATCACCGTGGAGTCCGACGACCTCTTCGCCCCGTGGGGAATGCTCTACGTCCCCGCCGCTGAAGACGACGACATCTGGGCGGCGGACTACCGCTGGGTTCCCGAGGGGTTCTGGGGATACCAGCACCTCTTGGAGCACAACTTCTCCCGCGCTCTCGCCTTTGACAGCCGGGTGACCATCGCGGGCACGCCCCACGTCGGCCTCAACGTGGACGAGCGGGTCGACAGCGACCACCCGCCGACCCCGTGTGTGCGACCGATCATCGACTTCTTCTCCGCCCACACCGACACGACGGTCCGACGCACCAAAAGCGCGCTGGCACAGGCCCTGAACAGCAAGGAATTCGCCGACGACATCATCTACTTCGGCTGCCACGGCACAGTCGACGGCATCGGCGAACGGCCCTACCTCGCTCTCGGCGACGGCGAGAAGATCTACAGCAGCGAGGTCGTCGCCTGGCTCACCAACAACCCCCTCGCGACCCGCCCGGTGGTGTTCATCGGCGCCTGCCAGGGCGGGCAACTCGCCTCGATGTTCTACCCGTCCTTCGGCCACCACCTGCTCCAGCGCGGCGCCCGGTGCCTGATCGGCCCGCAGATCGACCTGCCACGGGCATTCGCGCCGGAGTACGCGACGCAACTGTTCACCGAGTTCCTCCGCCACCAACGACTCGGTGACACCGTGCGATACCTGGCCCGCATGTTCCTCGACCGCTATCACAACCCGCTCGGCCTGATCTTCTCCTTGTACCGCGGCATCGACGTCCACTTGGGACCCCCGGAGTGA
- a CDS encoding alpha/beta hydrolase, whose product MNHTVIDLDTDGNPVDPETSEPIRSDVDGFLRRHVVLPENTTDVVVFVHGWRNNRATALTRATKFAALVDRTHSPTRYPALPVWNCNYIVVRWPSTSSPFRAGYRRIRERAHLMSTAGHAPTVLAHLLGYLGTQRRETSGTLRTRTGQYLHLVGHSFGCRFLAEAIQWAADARPDVLSWNRADPRYPWTADTLLMLQMALAHDTVEQAFPRLIHNAPVNGPVVFTHSTADRALGLWHTLAEGTVGIGFRGASTSNGHLSEITLHPTEVDYTDSDFATALVNVNASARFRRGRFLLPAGAHADIIHPETAHLLLSLAQLAR is encoded by the coding sequence GTGAACCACACGGTCATCGACCTCGACACCGACGGGAACCCCGTCGACCCCGAGACCTCCGAGCCGATCCGATCGGACGTCGACGGGTTCCTGCGCAGGCACGTCGTGCTCCCCGAGAACACCACTGACGTCGTGGTGTTCGTCCACGGCTGGCGCAACAACCGCGCCACTGCCCTGACCCGCGCCACCAAGTTCGCTGCACTGGTCGACCGCACGCACTCGCCCACCCGGTACCCGGCCCTGCCCGTGTGGAACTGCAACTACATCGTCGTGCGGTGGCCGTCGACCAGCAGCCCCTTCCGCGCGGGCTACCGGCGAATCCGCGAACGTGCGCACCTGATGTCCACCGCAGGACACGCACCGACCGTGCTCGCTCACCTCCTCGGGTACCTGGGCACCCAACGGCGCGAGACCTCGGGCACGCTGCGCACCCGTACCGGTCAATACCTGCACCTGGTTGGCCACTCCTTCGGTTGCCGCTTTCTCGCCGAGGCCATCCAGTGGGCCGCCGACGCCCGCCCCGACGTCCTGTCCTGGAACCGCGCCGACCCCCGCTACCCCTGGACCGCGGATACCCTGCTCATGCTCCAGATGGCCCTCGCCCACGACACCGTGGAACAGGCCTTTCCCCGACTCATCCACAACGCCCCGGTCAACGGCCCGGTGGTGTTCACCCATTCCACTGCGGACCGCGCTCTGGGCCTGTGGCACACCCTCGCCGAAGGTACGGTGGGCATCGGCTTCCGCGGCGCGAGCACCTCGAACGGCCACCTCAGCGAGATCACCCTCCACCCGACCGAAGTGGACTACACCGATAGCGACTTCGCCACCGCACTGGTCAACGTGAACGCGTCCGCCCGGTTCCGTCGCGGCCGCTTTCTCCTGCCCGCGGGAGCGCACGCGGACATCATCCACCCCGAGACCGCGCACCTCCTGCTATCGCTGGCCCAGCTCGCCCGTTGA
- a CDS encoding DUF6301 family protein, producing MSVAEVWEIVDFWASLPWPVSRVDAQQRAVEQLGWVVEVEDGLGFLVNPRFRPPEVSMSGIDSVASVRFRITDAVAKETAASRAFLGDLFTLVVREGTARLGRASIRRDRGQTDATWEMGAAQVTITLSSRAVAVRFRTPAGR from the coding sequence ATGTCGGTCGCTGAGGTCTGGGAGATCGTGGACTTCTGGGCAAGTCTCCCGTGGCCGGTGTCGCGTGTAGACGCACAGCAGAGGGCCGTTGAGCAGCTTGGCTGGGTGGTTGAGGTCGAGGACGGGCTGGGATTCCTGGTCAACCCCAGGTTCAGGCCGCCGGAGGTGTCGATGTCCGGGATCGACAGCGTGGCGTCCGTGCGGTTTCGGATCACGGACGCGGTCGCGAAGGAGACGGCGGCGTCGAGGGCGTTTCTTGGTGATCTCTTCACGTTGGTGGTGCGGGAAGGGACGGCTCGGTTGGGGCGGGCGTCGATCCGGCGTGATCGTGGGCAGACGGACGCGACGTGGGAGATGGGGGCTGCTCAGGTGACTATCACGCTGTCGTCGAGGGCTGTGGCGGTTCGGTTCCGCACTCCGGCAGGGAGGTGA
- a CDS encoding vWA domain-containing protein, with protein MIASSELSDVEPLLAGLREATGVELKMDYRGTLDASDAIVDGTAKSDLAWLASDKFLSLKLDELGKPRLPRESIAYSPVVFGIKRSVAQRLGWSSGARVTWGQIAAKAGADELTFGMASPDTSHSGFAAVLGAAAAFANTGAALQANQVDGAKLTDLFKGQMLTAGTSAWLVDTYVDDPAAVDGLVNYESVLTSLNASGKLAEPLDLVYPADGVTTADYPLLLLDQSKQDAYRKVVEYLRGATAQQDLTDRSFRRPTNRTVAANPRVAAVYAGELPFPANQDVVDELINAYRTTYRRPAHAIYVLDFSISMATGGRIEALRSAFANLSGADKSRLGRAAEFRDREKITIVPFAGAVQPEQTVVVDKDDPAPVTRINSLVESTPLTDGTAVWSALERAYVLAADSVATHDYLVSIVLMTDGDRNMGTELPALLDGLKALPEPVRHVRTFPIRFGEANASALNEIATLTGGKAFDARSDDELRRVFTEIRGYL; from the coding sequence GTGATCGCGAGTTCGGAGCTCAGCGACGTCGAGCCACTGCTGGCCGGGCTGCGCGAAGCGACCGGGGTTGAACTCAAGATGGACTACCGCGGCACGTTGGACGCCTCGGACGCCATCGTGGACGGCACCGCCAAGAGTGATCTGGCCTGGTTGGCGTCCGACAAGTTTCTCTCGCTCAAGCTGGACGAGCTGGGCAAGCCGCGGTTGCCCAGGGAATCGATCGCCTACTCCCCGGTCGTGTTCGGGATCAAGCGGTCGGTGGCGCAACGGCTCGGGTGGTCCAGTGGCGCCCGGGTCACCTGGGGGCAGATCGCGGCCAAGGCCGGTGCCGATGAACTCACCTTCGGCATGGCGAGTCCCGACACCTCGCACTCCGGGTTCGCCGCGGTGCTCGGCGCCGCGGCCGCGTTCGCGAACACCGGCGCCGCACTCCAGGCCAACCAGGTCGACGGCGCCAAGCTCACCGACCTGTTCAAGGGCCAGATGCTGACCGCTGGCACTTCAGCCTGGCTGGTCGACACCTATGTCGATGACCCCGCGGCCGTCGACGGACTTGTCAACTACGAGTCCGTGCTCACTTCGTTGAACGCCAGCGGCAAACTGGCCGAGCCACTCGACTTGGTCTACCCCGCCGACGGGGTGACCACCGCCGACTACCCGCTCCTCCTGCTCGACCAGTCCAAACAGGACGCTTACCGGAAGGTCGTCGAGTACCTGCGCGGCGCCACCGCCCAGCAGGACCTCACCGACCGCTCCTTCCGCAGACCCACCAACCGCACTGTCGCCGCGAACCCCCGTGTGGCCGCGGTGTACGCGGGCGAGTTGCCGTTCCCGGCGAACCAGGACGTCGTCGACGAGCTGATCAACGCCTACCGCACGACCTATCGGAGACCCGCCCACGCCATCTATGTCCTCGACTTCTCCATCTCGATGGCCACCGGCGGACGAATCGAGGCGCTGCGCTCCGCGTTCGCCAACCTGTCCGGTGCCGACAAGTCAAGGCTCGGTCGTGCGGCCGAGTTCCGTGATCGCGAGAAGATCACCATCGTGCCGTTCGCGGGTGCGGTCCAACCAGAGCAGACTGTGGTCGTCGACAAGGACGACCCGGCCCCCGTCACGCGGATCAACTCGCTGGTCGAGTCGACACCGCTGACCGATGGAACCGCTGTCTGGTCCGCGCTCGAACGGGCCTACGTGTTGGCCGCGGACTCGGTCGCCACGCACGACTACCTGGTGTCGATCGTGTTGATGACCGATGGCGACCGGAACATGGGCACCGAGCTGCCTGCATTGCTCGACGGCCTGAAAGCGCTGCCCGAGCCGGTTCGGCACGTGCGCACGTTCCCCATCCGCTTCGGCGAAGCCAATGCGAGCGCCCTCAACGAGATCGCCACGCTCACCGGCGGCAAGGCGTTCGACGCGCGATCCGACGACGAACTGCGTCGGGTGTTCACCGAGATCCGCGGCTACCTGTGA
- a CDS encoding protein kinase domain-containing protein, producing MTGEVPDPNRSRVVLVGGEHVREHARFARCAAQPRRPGGLPARPDDLGRGGCDHAGRPRVGHRRDRHGGRVAIKVLRPEIAHHANVLSRFLAVGGVDHLNVVSVSVAGEHDGQHYLVMEHVPGDNLDVLGQRRRFSLRDAVTIVEQVCAGLAAGHRTGATHGDIKPTNVMVGEAGEVKILGFGASRLLDESEATARNPLAGAVHYMSPEQIDGGQPDARSDVYSAGCLLHKLLTGSPPFTATTAVKVALKHLNEAPQLHDLPTEELRELLATALAKNPLDRFQTADDMRTALLAMRIDESVISGTRLPDPALEPASGDEWLFRYIPGSAATKIYRCPRCDHEIRPGLSHVVAWPASRGRSVEERRHWHTMCWQHRDRSGSAPNPARPR from the coding sequence ATGACCGGGGAGGTTCCCGACCCGAACAGGTCTCGGGTCGTGCTCGTGGGGGGCGAGCACGTTCGAGAACATGCCCGATTTGCCCGCTGTGCGGCACAACCTCGACGACCTGGGGGCCTGCCTGCGAGACCCGACGATCTGGGGCGTGGCGGCTGTGACCACGCTGGCCGACCCCGCGTCGGACACCGCCGTGATCGACACGGTGGACGCGTCGCGATCAAGGTGTTGCGACCGGAGATCGCCCACCACGCCAATGTGCTCTCACGCTTCCTGGCCGTGGGCGGCGTGGACCACCTCAACGTCGTGTCCGTGTCGGTCGCGGGCGAGCACGACGGGCAGCACTACCTGGTGATGGAGCACGTACCTGGTGACAACCTCGACGTCCTGGGCCAACGGCGTCGGTTCTCGCTGCGGGACGCGGTCACCATCGTCGAGCAGGTCTGCGCGGGTCTGGCAGCCGGGCACCGCACCGGCGCCACGCACGGTGACATCAAGCCGACGAACGTGATGGTCGGCGAAGCGGGCGAGGTCAAGATCCTCGGCTTCGGCGCCTCCCGCCTGCTCGACGAGTCGGAGGCGACGGCGCGCAACCCGCTCGCGGGGGCTGTGCACTACATGTCGCCGGAACAGATCGACGGTGGTCAGCCCGATGCCCGATCGGACGTGTACTCCGCGGGCTGCCTCCTGCACAAGCTGCTCACCGGCAGTCCCCCGTTCACGGCCACGACCGCGGTGAAAGTAGCCCTCAAACACCTCAACGAAGCGCCCCAGTTGCACGACCTCCCCACAGAGGAGCTACGCGAGCTGCTCGCCACCGCACTGGCCAAGAACCCACTCGACCGCTTCCAGACCGCCGACGACATGCGAACAGCTCTGCTCGCCATGCGCATCGACGAGTCTGTGATCAGCGGAACGCGTCTTCCTGACCCCGCTCTTGAGCCCGCGTCCGGTGACGAGTGGCTCTTCCGGTACATCCCTGGGTCGGCCGCAACCAAGATCTACCGCTGTCCTCGATGCGACCACGAGATCCGTCCGGGACTGTCACACGTGGTCGCCTGGCCTGCCTCACGCGGTCGCTCGGTCGAAGAACGCCGCCACTGGCACACGATGTGTTGGCAACACCGCGACAGGAGTGGGTCCGCGCCGAATCCTGCTCGGCCTCGATGA
- a CDS encoding DUF4407 domain-containing protein, whose protein sequence is MLVRLAGARPDLLAKAPGERYHFASTGAVLLVGAVVAGISAYFALTMTTRLSVPVAVVVSVGWVLLVLGFSRLLVVTVTRGRWTRQVLAVGPRLLLAALVGAVVAAPLVLQVFRSEVEVQLQVLAAEKIAAFGQELSASPRYAVIPDLQRQLADELRIADSTTQALVDADPAVVRARTAVQETRTRYETAQQLLVCEISGTCGTGRPGVGDAVRERQSARDVSLKDYDDAKARLARAEQDARTSAPKMADGAETNADRLATQLNELRSAQATELSAFAQDVRADTGLLSRLEALSAIGGRGIGAAQWMMFALFTTLHMQPVLTRLIRVTGAPTLYDELVRLEDDSAMRIARREIDRNEQVAAEYAERRADLEMHQAGLQYEAGLRVNERLVAEKARIAEEAIRRWATVAAGLAKAETSGLSEAEAREFESLTRELEMSAAALHTIGAQPFAFPDPPQGEPPPLIPAQTDARVRLLDDDAVVGTACEVDFAYVRPIPVEQAASSRPIAVRILLDAPDAKVSPTTQIVALAADRTCEPVLFEVVPHLAGKIELRFRVYTAADGQLLQEISTSLVVGRPDARTLVHGHDRPHQSPALAADHRLQP, encoded by the coding sequence GTGCTGGTGAGACTCGCGGGCGCCCGGCCGGACCTCCTGGCCAAGGCGCCGGGCGAGCGCTATCACTTCGCGTCGACCGGTGCTGTGCTGCTCGTGGGGGCCGTGGTCGCGGGGATCTCGGCGTACTTCGCCCTGACCATGACGACTCGGTTGTCCGTCCCGGTGGCGGTGGTCGTCAGTGTCGGGTGGGTCTTGCTCGTGCTCGGCTTTTCCCGACTTCTGGTGGTCACCGTGACTCGCGGCCGGTGGACCCGACAGGTGCTCGCCGTCGGGCCGCGTCTCCTGCTGGCCGCGCTGGTAGGTGCCGTGGTCGCCGCCCCGCTGGTGCTGCAGGTGTTCCGATCCGAGGTCGAGGTCCAACTCCAGGTCCTGGCCGCGGAGAAGATCGCCGCGTTCGGGCAGGAGCTGTCGGCCAGCCCGCGCTACGCGGTCATCCCGGACCTGCAACGGCAACTCGCCGATGAACTGCGCATCGCCGACAGCACCACGCAAGCACTGGTCGACGCCGACCCGGCCGTGGTCCGGGCACGTACCGCCGTCCAGGAAACCAGGACCAGGTACGAAACCGCCCAGCAGCTGCTGGTGTGTGAGATCAGCGGGACGTGCGGTACGGGCCGACCCGGGGTCGGTGACGCGGTACGGGAACGCCAGTCGGCTCGTGATGTCAGCCTGAAGGACTACGACGACGCGAAAGCGCGGCTGGCTCGGGCGGAGCAAGACGCGCGGACCTCGGCGCCCAAGATGGCCGACGGGGCCGAGACCAACGCCGACCGGTTGGCAACCCAGCTCAACGAGCTCCGCTCCGCACAAGCCACTGAATTGTCCGCTTTCGCCCAAGATGTGCGCGCCGACACCGGGCTGCTGTCCCGTCTGGAGGCCCTGAGCGCCATCGGCGGCCGCGGTATCGGCGCCGCTCAATGGATGATGTTCGCGCTGTTCACCACACTGCACATGCAGCCGGTGCTGACCAGACTCATCCGAGTCACTGGTGCTCCCACGCTCTATGACGAACTGGTCCGGTTGGAAGACGACTCGGCCATGCGCATCGCGCGTCGAGAGATCGACCGCAATGAGCAGGTGGCGGCTGAATACGCCGAGCGCCGCGCGGACCTGGAAATGCACCAAGCCGGACTCCAGTACGAGGCAGGCCTAAGAGTCAACGAGCGGCTGGTGGCGGAGAAGGCCCGCATCGCTGAGGAGGCGATCCGCCGCTGGGCGACCGTAGCGGCAGGGCTGGCCAAGGCGGAGACGAGCGGTCTCTCAGAAGCAGAGGCACGGGAGTTCGAGAGCCTCACACGAGAACTCGAGATGTCGGCCGCCGCGCTGCACACCATCGGGGCGCAACCGTTCGCGTTCCCAGACCCACCCCAGGGCGAACCACCGCCCCTCATTCCCGCGCAGACCGACGCTCGGGTCCGGTTGCTCGATGACGACGCCGTCGTGGGCACCGCCTGCGAAGTCGACTTCGCCTACGTCCGACCAATCCCCGTCGAGCAGGCGGCGAGTTCTCGCCCGATCGCGGTGCGAATACTGCTCGACGCCCCTGACGCCAAGGTGTCGCCGACGACCCAGATCGTTGCCCTCGCCGCGGATCGAACCTGCGAACCTGTCCTCTTCGAGGTCGTACCCCACCTCGCTGGGAAGATCGAACTGCGGTTCCGCGTCTACACCGCCGCGGACGGGCAGCTGCTCCAGGAAATCAGCACCTCACTCGTGGTAGGCAGGCCTGATGCGCGAACTCTCGTCCACGGTCACGATCGACCACACCAATCGCCTGCACTGGCTGCCGACCACCGACTACAACCGTGA